A region of Campylobacter armoricus DNA encodes the following proteins:
- a CDS encoding RNA degradosome polyphosphate kinase, with the protein MQIQPSMYINRELSWLAFNSRVLDQCSKDLPLLEKLKFIAIYCTNLDEFYMIRVAGLKQLFVAGISTASNDEMSPLAQLKAIRNYLHEEKYVVEQYFTKITQDLEKENLFIRSYEELDEDLKQQCNEHFFSNIFPVIVPIAVDATHPFPHLNNLSFSLAVKLCDPMHPDLLKFGMIRIPRVLPRFYQVSSNIYVPIESIVRHHTEHIFPGYKLLSSAAFRVTRNADMEIEEEEADDFMLILEQGLKLRRKGAFIRLQIEKGADDQLIEFLSSHMNIFHKDIYEYSILLNLPSLWQIISNKEFTHLLNPVYTPKILPPFGDNVSIFSAIDKQDILAIQPYESFEPVYQFIKEASKDPKVVSIRMTLYRVEKNSNIVQALIDAASDGKQVTVMVELKARFDEENNLHWAKSLENAGAHVIYGITGFKVHAKVAQVIRKEGEKLKIYNHLSTGNYNASSAKIYTDVSYFTSKEEYSQDTTTFFHILSGYSKSRRLKTLSMSPKQIKERILDMIATEASYGKDGVIIAKMNALVDGDVIKALYEASNKGVKIELIVRGICCLRPGVKGYSENIKVRSIVGKYLEHARILYFKHTAPNYFISSADWMPRNLERRLELMTPIFDEHSRAKLAQILKLQLSDNDLAYELDNEGRYRKISLKDEEKISNSQQILEEYIGRIFNTLKKDTDHSRATHLATKLFRDS; encoded by the coding sequence ATGCAAATTCAACCATCAATGTATATCAATAGAGAACTTTCTTGGCTTGCATTTAATTCCCGTGTTTTAGATCAATGCTCTAAAGATCTTCCTTTGCTTGAAAAACTTAAATTTATTGCTATATATTGTACTAATTTAGATGAATTTTATATGATAAGAGTGGCTGGTTTAAAACAGCTTTTTGTAGCAGGGATAAGCACGGCAAGTAATGATGAAATGTCGCCTTTAGCTCAACTTAAGGCTATTAGAAATTATTTACATGAAGAAAAATATGTAGTAGAACAATATTTTACTAAGATAACTCAAGATTTAGAAAAAGAGAATTTATTTATTCGATCTTATGAAGAGCTTGATGAGGATTTAAAACAACAATGTAATGAGCATTTTTTTTCTAATATTTTTCCTGTGATAGTGCCTATTGCTGTTGATGCAACCCATCCTTTTCCGCATTTAAATAATCTTTCTTTTTCTTTGGCAGTGAAGCTTTGTGATCCTATGCATCCTGATCTTTTAAAATTTGGTATGATACGCATACCTAGGGTTTTACCAAGATTTTATCAAGTAAGTTCTAACATTTATGTGCCTATAGAAAGTATAGTGCGTCATCATACAGAGCATATTTTTCCAGGCTATAAGCTTTTATCTTCGGCTGCTTTTAGAGTAACTAGAAATGCGGATATGGAAATAGAAGAAGAGGAAGCTGATGATTTTATGTTGATTTTAGAGCAGGGTTTAAAGCTTCGTAGAAAAGGTGCTTTTATACGCTTACAAATAGAAAAAGGTGCAGATGATCAGTTGATTGAATTTTTAAGTTCTCATATGAATATTTTTCATAAAGATATTTATGAGTATAGCATACTTTTAAATTTACCTTCATTATGGCAAATCATTTCCAATAAAGAATTTACGCATTTGTTAAATCCTGTATATACACCAAAAATTCTACCACCTTTTGGGGATAATGTATCTATTTTTAGCGCAATTGATAAACAAGATATATTGGCTATACAGCCTTATGAGAGTTTTGAACCTGTGTATCAATTTATCAAAGAAGCAAGTAAAGATCCTAAGGTTGTTTCTATAAGAATGACTCTTTACAGGGTAGAAAAAAATTCAAACATAGTTCAAGCTTTAATTGATGCAGCAAGTGATGGCAAGCAAGTGACTGTAATGGTAGAGTTAAAGGCACGTTTTGATGAGGAAAATAACTTACACTGGGCAAAATCATTAGAAAATGCAGGGGCACATGTTATATATGGGATTACTGGTTTTAAAGTGCATGCAAAAGTTGCTCAAGTTATAAGAAAAGAAGGGGAAAAGTTAAAAATTTATAATCACCTTAGCACAGGAAATTATAATGCAAGCTCGGCAAAAATTTATACCGATGTGAGTTATTTTACTTCTAAAGAAGAATATTCTCAAGACACAACAACTTTTTTTCATATACTTTCAGGATATAGCAAAAGCCGTCGCTTAAAGACTTTATCGATGAGTCCAAAACAAATCAAAGAGAGAATTTTAGATATGATAGCTACTGAAGCAAGTTATGGAAAAGATGGGGTAATCATAGCCAAAATGAACGCTTTGGTAGATGGAGATGTAATTAAGGCTTTATATGAAGCCTCAAATAAGGGTGTAAAAATTGAACTCATTGTAAGAGGAATTTGTTGTTTAAGACCCGGGGTAAAAGGATATAGTGAAAATATAAAGGTTAGAAGTATAGTAGGAAAATATTTAGAGCATGCTAGAATTTTATATTTTAAGCATACAGCACCAAATTATTTTATATCAAGTGCTGATTGGATGCCAAGAAATTTAGAAAGAAGACTAGAGTTGATGACTCCTATATTTGATGAGCATTCTCGTGCAAAATTAGCTCAAATTTTAAAATTACAATTAAGTGATAATGATTTAGCTTATGAGCTTGATAATGAAGGAAGGTATCGTAAAATTAGTTTAAAAGATGAAGAAAAGATTAGTAATTCTCAACAAATTTTAGAAGAGTATATTGGTAGAATTTTTAACACTTTGAAAAAAGATACTGATCATAGCAGGGCAACGCATTTAGCAACAAAACTTTTTAGAGATAGTTAA
- a CDS encoding 3'-5' exonuclease yields the protein MSQQQIDDLIIKLSKENKPFPWVLKELAKIEELNHYDFDLYIFELLGLGVELNAQNCLCLKSKNTKIKDEIFCVVDIESTGGIKSGQILEIGAVKIQNFREIDRFESFIKVESIPENITELTGISLDMVKNAPSLKNVLSEFKLFLKDSIFVAHNVRFDYHFISKVMHENNFGVLLNRRLCTIDLAKKCIESPKYGLDALKELLCIESKHHRALNDALAASEILKYCLKKVPFYIKTTEELLHFSKQAKNQIKK from the coding sequence TTGAGCCAACAACAAATCGATGATTTAATCATCAAGTTAAGCAAAGAAAACAAACCATTTCCTTGGGTTTTAAAAGAACTTGCAAAAATAGAAGAGCTAAATCATTATGATTTTGATTTGTATATTTTTGAACTTTTAGGACTTGGGGTGGAGCTTAATGCACAAAATTGCTTGTGTTTAAAAAGTAAAAATACAAAAATAAAAGATGAAATTTTTTGTGTAGTAGATATTGAGAGTACTGGTGGGATTAAAAGTGGTCAAATTTTAGAAATAGGTGCGGTGAAAATTCAAAATTTTAGAGAAATTGATAGATTTGAAAGTTTTATAAAAGTAGAAAGCATACCTGAAAATATTACAGAACTAACCGGAATTAGCTTAGATATGGTTAAAAATGCACCATCTTTAAAGAATGTTTTAAGTGAATTTAAATTGTTTTTAAAAGATAGTATTTTTGTAGCACATAATGTGCGTTTTGATTATCATTTTATATCTAAAGTTATGCATGAAAATAATTTTGGGGTGCTTTTAAATAGAAGATTATGTACTATTGATTTGGCTAAAAAATGTATCGAAAGTCCTAAATATGGCCTTGATGCTTTAAAAGAGCTTTTGTGTATTGAAAGTAAGCATCATAGGGCTTTAAATGATGCTTTGGCTGCAAGTGAAATTTTAAAATATTGTCTTAAAAAAGTTCCTTTTTATATAAAAACCACTGAAGAATTGTTACATTTTAGCAAACAAGCTAAAAATCAAATAAAAAAATAA
- the rpe gene encoding ribulose-phosphate 3-epimerase, whose product MYVAPSLLSANFLNLENEIKEISQAGADLLHIDVMDGHFVPNLTFGPCVVENISKITSIPLDVHLMVYNVSSFVDLFIPVKPKFISFHLEAENHPIRVCEYIRKNGIHPAIVLNPHTPVSSIEHILEFVDMVLLMSVNPGFGGQSFLPLVYDKIRQLREIIDKKNLKVFIEVDGGVNGLNAPDLDEAGADILVAGSYIFSSQDKKTAINSLKLEF is encoded by the coding sequence ATGTATGTAGCACCAAGTTTATTGTCTGCAAATTTTTTAAATTTAGAAAATGAGATTAAAGAAATATCTCAAGCAGGGGCTGATTTGTTGCATATTGATGTGATGGATGGGCATTTTGTACCAAATCTTACTTTTGGACCTTGTGTGGTTGAAAATATTTCAAAAATCACCTCCATACCTTTAGATGTGCATTTAATGGTGTATAATGTAAGTAGTTTTGTAGATTTATTTATCCCAGTAAAGCCAAAATTTATTAGCTTTCATTTGGAAGCTGAAAATCATCCTATTAGAGTGTGTGAGTATATAAGAAAAAATGGTATTCACCCTGCTATTGTTTTAAATCCACATACTCCAGTTTCGAGCATAGAGCATATTTTAGAATTTGTAGATATGGTGCTTTTAATGAGTGTTAATCCAGGCTTTGGTGGGCAAAGTTTTTTACCTTTGGTGTATGATAAAATCCGTCAATTAAGAGAAATAATAGATAAAAAAAATCTTAAAGTTTTTATAGAAGTTGATGGTGGGGTAAATGGCTTAAATGCACCTGATTTAGATGAAGCAGGAGCTGATATTTTAGTCGCAGGTAGTTATATTTTTTCTTCACAAGATAAAAAAACAGCAATTAATTCTTTAAAGCTTGAATTTTGA
- the rpmB gene encoding 50S ribosomal protein L28 gives MSRICQITGKGPMVGNNVSHANNKTKRRFLPNLRTVRITLEDGTTRKVRVAASTLRTLKKQSSK, from the coding sequence ATGTCAAGAATTTGCCAAATCACTGGAAAAGGACCTATGGTAGGTAATAATGTTAGTCATGCTAACAATAAAACAAAAAGACGCTTTTTGCCAAATTTAAGAACAGTTCGTATTACTTTAGAAGATGGAACTACTAGAAAAGTTAGAGTTGCTGCTTCGACTTTAAGAACACTTAAAAAACAAAGTAGCAAATAA
- a CDS encoding potassium channel family protein, whose amino-acid sequence MSFLKKLQKFLNWSPSPKPSINLNDELYEQLKFLRIPLIAVVMMTLIGAFGYMLTSNYNLNDAIYQAGMTFTTLGYTEVNPIPTAGRIFTVIYVLLTFTIFTFCMGLVIEIVKKGILSKIIKERRMLHKVARLKNHFVICYHNDFTIELAQQFRENHIPFVVVDEIENFSEIAEKYNYPYYIESAPHTNIAFLKTNLSSAKGVITLSNNIADNIAIIASVRLFEKELQRINPYFILASSSNEDETEKLKKLGANSIVSATKLVAQRLSAMSARPDMENLLENYLYKKNSPIDLEEIKIPDESWVRFKRLKEIHLRDMANVSIVGIIENKKFTPMPRGDTLIGTGAKLLIVGTADSIKIAKKIIKNKQKPDELKYI is encoded by the coding sequence ATGTCTTTTTTGAAAAAGCTACAAAAATTCCTCAATTGGTCTCCCTCCCCAAAACCTTCAATTAATCTCAACGATGAACTTTACGAGCAGCTTAAATTTCTAAGAATCCCTCTCATTGCTGTTGTAATGATGACATTAATTGGAGCTTTTGGCTATATGCTCACAAGTAATTACAACCTTAACGATGCTATTTATCAAGCTGGTATGACTTTCACTACTTTGGGTTATACAGAGGTAAATCCTATACCAACTGCAGGTAGAATTTTCACCGTTATATATGTATTATTGACTTTTACAATTTTTACCTTTTGTATGGGTTTGGTAATAGAAATAGTTAAAAAAGGTATTTTATCCAAAATCATCAAGGAAAGAAGAATGCTTCATAAAGTTGCAAGATTAAAAAATCATTTTGTAATATGCTATCATAATGATTTTACTATAGAATTAGCACAGCAATTTAGAGAAAATCATATTCCTTTTGTTGTCGTAGATGAGATTGAAAATTTTAGTGAAATAGCTGAAAAATATAATTATCCTTATTATATAGAAAGTGCTCCTCATACTAATATAGCTTTTTTAAAAACAAATCTTTCTAGTGCAAAAGGTGTAATAACACTTAGCAATAACATAGCAGATAATATCGCTATCATTGCCTCAGTAAGACTATTTGAAAAAGAATTACAAAGAATTAACCCTTATTTTATTCTTGCTAGTTCAAGTAATGAGGATGAAACAGAAAAGCTTAAAAAACTTGGAGCAAATTCTATAGTTTCTGCCACAAAATTAGTTGCACAAAGACTTAGTGCAATGTCGGCAAGACCGGATATGGAAAATTTATTAGAAAATTATCTTTATAAAAAAAATAGCCCCATTGACTTAGAAGAAATCAAAATTCCAGATGAATCTTGGGTTAGATTTAAAAGATTAAAAGAAATCCATCTAAGAGATATGGCAAATGTAAGTATAGTAGGAATCATTGAAAATAAAAAATTTACACCTATGCCAAGAGGCGATACTCTCATTGGAACTGGTGCAAAGCTATTAATAGTAGGAACAGCCGATAGTATAAAGATAGCTAAAAAAATCATAAAAAATAAACAAAAACCTGATGAATTAAAATACATTTAA
- a CDS encoding YdcH family protein codes for MLHEFRDLITELKGKDMHFDKLFDEHNELDHKIKDAEEGRIHLDSLEIANLKKEKLKLKDELNTYLTNYKK; via the coding sequence ATGCTACATGAATTTAGAGATCTAATCACTGAGCTAAAAGGCAAAGATATGCATTTTGACAAGTTATTTGATGAACACAACGAGCTTGATCACAAAATTAAAGATGCAGAAGAAGGTAGAATTCATTTAGATAGCTTAGAAATAGCAAATTTAAAAAAAGAAAAACTAAAATTGAAAGATGAGTTAAACACCTATTTAACAAATTACAAAAAATAA
- a CDS encoding CZB domain-containing protein: MFVSLAKLDHVAFKLNGYNEIIHASGKALSDHLSCRLAKWIAGVGKERFSSGRSFGKLNLPHQKVHENINQAITLAHEEDTANKLVQNQILDKCSNAEKASEDLFNVFKEMLDEKDASIENKEDK; the protein is encoded by the coding sequence ATTTTTGTTTCCTTAGCAAAATTAGATCATGTTGCATTTAAATTAAATGGTTACAATGAAATCATTCATGCCTCAGGTAAAGCACTATCTGATCATTTAAGTTGTAGACTTGCAAAATGGATTGCAGGTGTAGGTAAGGAAAGATTTTCTAGTGGTAGATCTTTTGGAAAACTTAATCTCCCTCATCAAAAAGTACATGAAAACATTAACCAAGCAATTACATTGGCTCACGAAGAAGATACAGCTAATAAATTAGTTCAAAATCAAATACTTGATAAATGTTCTAATGCTGAAAAAGCTTCAGAAGATTTGTTTAATGTTTTCAAAGAAATGCTTGATGAAAAAGATGCTAGCATTGAAAATAAAGAGGATAAATAA
- a CDS encoding NUDIX domain-containing protein, whose translation MVKNLQEEQFYNSKYIKPKRYTYIGKDGKKYTWDFIEAMDSVSIFLYHSQKDSFVFVKQFRIPLWEYQRRNNLQVDEMGYSIELCSGLVDKNLSLEEIAKEECIEELGYAPKIMEKIGEFYTGFGSGVSRQFLFYAEINEKDKISNGGGVDGEDIQAVWVKRKDFSQFSKENLIKTSLLEYAYLWFISKK comes from the coding sequence ATAGTGAAAAATTTACAAGAAGAACAATTTTACAATTCAAAATACATTAAACCAAAAAGATATACTTATATAGGTAAAGATGGTAAAAAATATACTTGGGATTTTATAGAAGCAATGGATAGTGTTTCTATTTTTTTATATCATAGTCAAAAAGATTCGTTTGTTTTTGTAAAGCAATTTAGAATCCCTTTATGGGAGTATCAAAGACGCAATAATTTGCAAGTAGATGAGATGGGATATAGTATAGAACTTTGTTCTGGACTTGTAGATAAAAATTTAAGTTTAGAAGAAATAGCTAAAGAAGAGTGCATAGAAGAATTAGGCTATGCACCCAAAATTATGGAGAAAATAGGAGAGTTTTACACAGGATTTGGTTCTGGTGTGAGTAGGCAATTTTTATTTTATGCTGAAATTAATGAGAAAGATAAAATTAGCAATGGTGGTGGAGTTGATGGAGAAGATATTCAAGCAGTATGGGTAAAAAGAAAAGATTTTAGTCAATTTTCAAAGGAAAATCTTATAAAAACATCTCTACTTGAATATGCGTATTTGTGGTTTATAAGCAAGAAATGA